From the genome of Actinacidiphila yeochonensis CN732, one region includes:
- a CDS encoding discoidin domain-containing protein — translation MRDEPAGPPAQQPESSPARRPARPGVSRRGFLAANSTVLAAFGAGVLLPAGAAAAAAKGGGGPAGRAASDLARYRPVTASSTAYAATQPSFATDGLDAVGVRGSGWRAGTGDDPQWIAVDLQQVCSVTGVDLVFEATADDTPYLPSSGAHSREGSTGDEIQSSCAVAFTLEVSTDNSTWTTVHRETAGRGGAVSIPLDPPATGRWVRMTATSRSSAAPLGLNGFQVHGTAHGARPAAEGWTDWHTLAGPPPELRVAADGSVPVESGWTVTTDDFAPSTDGAVLSGPGVDTSAWLPATVPGTVLASLVEQGKLPDPVLGRNNLQVPEALSRHSWWYRREFTLPAGLDHGPGRRVRLEFDGVNHQAEFWLNGTRLGTAVHPYARAAFDVTDALRPGRGPNVLAVRVDPMPYPGSPADKGPSGDSWLDAGSGTMNRNAPTYMSISGWDWMPPVRDRATGIWNHVRLRSTGTAVVTDPYVSTRLPDLPDLGTAEITLTVPVTNTAGRDQKVTVRAAFDGVRVARTATVPAGATTDVVLAPAEFPALRIADPELWWPNGYGEPVLHDLTLTAEAGGAVSDRRTLRFGIRQFDYSYSMPVPIVNGHGSQVLDFTAVQGRYVRLQDIHRATQYGISMWTLSVYAAGDHSTDLALGRPATASSTDSSAGPPGNVTDGDSTTRWSSGYQDGQWIQVDLGSAASVDRVAIEWETAYATDFTVQVSADGQNWTEATSVAQKPVQPLQISVNGTRVFCRGGNWGFDELLRRVLGTRTADTVALHRDQNFTMIRNWTGCSNREEFFAACDENGLLVWNDFWDGWSMDPPDHAAYLALARDTLRAYRSHPSIAVWCGANEGAPPTPIDDGVKQLVAQEDPDTLYLGSSADGVVKGHGPYSWTDPGSYFGTGNFGFHTEIGMPVLPVAETMRNLVGDEAPWPVGDVWGAHDWARNGAQDPRGYQAAIEDRLTAADDLDTFTTRAQLVNYENARAMFEAWNSALWDNASGLLLWMSHPAWYSTVWQTYDYDLDTNGFYYGTRCACEPLHIQLRPSDGQITAVNHTPAALTGATATATAYDLLGNRLAPPASATVDVAASATADGPVAAFTADLPALHLLRLDLTAADGTPLSRNTYWRYRQPSDLRGLNSLAQTRVTVGQVADGHGRKARGSRGPRASDPGALTFTVRNTGAATAAMVRISLRDRATDTRLLPAYLSDNYLWLLPGEERTLTATWPHPTRGGDRPRIVVEGYNVPRTTIG, via the coding sequence GTGCGCGACGAACCAGCCGGGCCACCGGCCCAGCAGCCCGAGTCATCCCCGGCCCGGCGGCCCGCCCGGCCCGGGGTGTCCCGGCGCGGCTTCCTGGCCGCCAACTCCACCGTGCTCGCCGCCTTCGGCGCCGGCGTGCTGCTGCCCGCCGGAGCCGCCGCGGCGGCGGCCAAGGGGGGCGGGGGCCCGGCCGGCCGGGCCGCCTCGGACCTCGCCCGGTACCGCCCGGTGACGGCCTCCTCCACCGCGTACGCGGCCACCCAGCCGTCCTTCGCCACCGACGGCCTGGACGCGGTCGGCGTGCGCGGCAGCGGCTGGCGGGCCGGGACCGGCGACGACCCCCAGTGGATCGCCGTCGACCTCCAGCAGGTGTGCTCCGTCACCGGAGTCGACCTCGTCTTCGAGGCCACCGCCGACGACACCCCCTACCTGCCGTCCTCCGGCGCCCACTCCCGCGAGGGGTCCACCGGCGACGAGATCCAGTCCAGCTGCGCGGTCGCCTTCACCCTGGAGGTGTCCACCGACAACTCGACCTGGACCACCGTGCACCGGGAGACCGCGGGACGCGGCGGGGCCGTCAGCATCCCCCTCGACCCGCCCGCCACCGGACGCTGGGTGCGGATGACCGCGACCAGCCGCTCCTCCGCCGCGCCGCTGGGCCTCAACGGGTTCCAGGTGCACGGCACCGCGCACGGCGCCCGCCCCGCCGCCGAGGGCTGGACCGACTGGCACACCCTCGCCGGCCCGCCCCCGGAGCTGCGCGTCGCCGCCGACGGCAGCGTGCCCGTCGAGTCCGGCTGGACGGTCACCACCGACGACTTCGCGCCCTCCACGGACGGCGCCGTGCTGTCCGGCCCGGGCGTGGACACCTCCGCCTGGCTGCCGGCCACCGTGCCCGGCACCGTACTGGCCTCCCTCGTCGAGCAGGGCAAGCTCCCCGACCCGGTCCTCGGCCGGAACAACCTCCAGGTGCCCGAGGCGCTGTCCCGCCACTCCTGGTGGTACCGCAGGGAGTTCACCCTCCCGGCCGGCCTGGACCACGGGCCCGGCCGCCGCGTCCGGCTGGAGTTCGACGGCGTCAACCACCAGGCCGAGTTCTGGCTCAACGGCACCCGGCTCGGCACCGCCGTCCACCCCTACGCCCGGGCCGCCTTCGACGTCACCGACGCGCTGCGCCCCGGCCGCGGCCCCAACGTCCTCGCGGTGCGGGTCGACCCGATGCCCTACCCGGGCAGCCCCGCCGACAAGGGCCCCAGCGGCGACTCCTGGCTGGACGCCGGGAGCGGCACGATGAACCGCAACGCGCCCACCTACATGTCGATCTCCGGCTGGGACTGGATGCCGCCGGTCCGCGACCGCGCCACCGGCATCTGGAACCACGTGCGGCTGCGCTCCACCGGCACCGCCGTCGTCACCGACCCGTACGTCTCCACCAGGCTGCCCGACCTGCCGGACCTGGGCACCGCCGAGATCACCCTCACCGTCCCCGTCACCAACACCGCCGGCCGCGACCAGAAGGTCACCGTGCGGGCCGCGTTCGACGGGGTGCGTGTCGCCAGGACCGCCACGGTGCCGGCGGGCGCGACCACCGACGTCGTCCTCGCCCCGGCCGAGTTCCCCGCGCTGCGGATCGCCGACCCCGAGCTGTGGTGGCCCAACGGCTACGGCGAGCCCGTGCTGCACGACCTCACCCTCACCGCCGAGGCCGGCGGCGCCGTCAGCGACCGCCGCACCCTGCGGTTCGGGATACGGCAGTTCGACTACAGCTACAGCATGCCGGTCCCCATCGTGAACGGCCACGGCTCCCAGGTCCTCGACTTCACCGCCGTACAGGGCCGCTACGTGCGGCTCCAGGACATCCACCGGGCCACCCAGTACGGCATCTCGATGTGGACGCTGTCGGTCTACGCGGCCGGCGACCACTCCACCGACCTCGCCCTCGGCCGGCCCGCCACCGCCTCCTCCACCGACTCCAGCGCCGGCCCGCCGGGGAACGTCACCGACGGCGACTCCACCACCCGCTGGTCCTCCGGCTACCAGGACGGCCAGTGGATCCAGGTCGACCTCGGCTCGGCCGCGAGCGTCGACCGCGTCGCGATCGAGTGGGAGACCGCCTACGCCACCGACTTCACCGTGCAGGTCTCCGCCGACGGCCAGAACTGGACCGAGGCCACCTCCGTCGCCCAGAAGCCGGTGCAGCCGCTCCAGATCTCCGTCAACGGCACCCGCGTCTTCTGCCGCGGCGGCAACTGGGGCTTCGACGAACTGCTGCGCCGGGTGCTGGGCACCCGCACCGCCGACACCGTCGCCCTGCACCGCGACCAGAACTTCACCATGATCCGCAACTGGACCGGCTGCTCCAACCGCGAGGAGTTCTTCGCCGCCTGCGACGAGAACGGGCTGCTGGTCTGGAACGACTTCTGGGACGGCTGGTCGATGGATCCGCCGGACCACGCCGCGTACCTCGCCCTGGCCCGCGACACCCTGCGCGCCTACCGCAGCCACCCCTCGATCGCCGTGTGGTGCGGCGCCAACGAGGGTGCCCCGCCGACCCCGATCGACGACGGCGTGAAACAGCTCGTCGCCCAGGAGGACCCCGACACCCTCTACCTCGGCAGCTCCGCCGACGGCGTGGTCAAGGGCCACGGCCCCTACAGCTGGACCGACCCCGGCTCCTACTTCGGCACCGGCAACTTCGGCTTCCACACCGAGATCGGGATGCCCGTCCTGCCCGTCGCCGAGACCATGCGCAACCTCGTCGGGGACGAGGCGCCGTGGCCGGTCGGCGACGTGTGGGGCGCCCACGACTGGGCCCGCAACGGCGCCCAGGACCCGCGGGGCTACCAGGCGGCGATCGAGGACCGGCTGACCGCCGCCGACGACCTCGACACCTTCACCACCCGCGCCCAGCTCGTCAACTACGAGAACGCCCGCGCCATGTTCGAGGCGTGGAACTCCGCGCTGTGGGACAACGCCTCCGGGCTGCTGCTCTGGATGTCCCACCCGGCCTGGTACAGCACCGTCTGGCAGACCTACGACTACGACCTGGACACCAACGGCTTCTACTACGGCACCCGTTGCGCCTGTGAGCCGCTGCACATCCAACTGCGGCCCTCCGACGGCCAGATCACCGCCGTCAACCACACCCCGGCCGCGCTGACCGGCGCCACGGCCACCGCCACCGCGTACGACCTGCTCGGCAACCGGCTGGCCCCGCCGGCCTCGGCCACCGTGGACGTCGCCGCCTCGGCCACCGCGGACGGGCCCGTCGCCGCCTTCACCGCCGACCTGCCCGCCCTGCACCTGCTGCGCCTGGACCTCACCGCCGCCGACGGCACCCCGCTGTCGCGCAACACCTACTGGCGCTACCGGCAGCCCTCCGACCTGCGCGGCCTCAACTCCCTCGCGCAGACCCGCGTCACCGTCGGACAGGTCGCCGACGGGCACGGCCGGAAGGCCCGGGGGAGCCGCGGCCCCAGGGCGTCAGACCCCGGCGCGCTGACCTTCACGGTGCGCAACACCGGCGCCGCCACGGCCGCCATGGTCCGGATCTCGCTGCGCGACCGCGCCACCGACACCCGCCTCCTGCCCGCGTACCTCTCGGACAACTACCTGTGGCTGCTGCCCGGCGAGGAGCGCACCCTGACCGCGACCTGGCCGCACCCCACCCGCGGCGGCGACCGCCCCCGCATCGTCGTCGAGGGCTACAACGTGCCGCGCACCACGATCGGCTGA
- a CDS encoding discoidin domain-containing protein, which yields MRPHAAVHGELYNRVRVDFGGGADRALTTDELLARAQRERTLPAALLEKVYDACRYTVMSASGDLPPNLQGIWNGSWSPPWHSDYSADANLQLAVDSIVSGNMPELMEGFFSLIESGVPSWREGAAKLAGCRGILYPARMQDQGTYFQQNHDWQWFNQVSIAGWLGHYFYDYYRYTGDLDFLRHRAIPYLKDCALFYEDWWTADADGTLRSTPSFSYESAFADNATIDFAVAKEVLTNLVEGCRLLGVEKESVPRWEKLLTRFPAYMVNTADTTGGTPPPNWLMDGGVPAVADGTLKEFIGANMLEFPPHRHLSPLYPLFVSNELSPEQTPQIWTAAEKAYEKKIRSVTESESHYRMQASLCAARLGRGDDIWNFLTLMAANNVFHTSLVPSHYDDLNVFNIDASGGIPAVLHNALAFSAPGRLDLLPALPGALATGSISGILARGRITIASLAWDYPGGTVTARLESAIRQSVELSVPPGLDGTVLTVGGRRQRIGALGTAGRQGVRVTLPKGATAVEITFTPVAPPPVAHLISFGAAVTASSTRTTDGDVGPEKTVDSDSTTRWTSDYADNQWLQLDLGAVRSVTEIKLDWETATARDFAVDVSADGHTWTTVATVTGNSAAGWMDFPGLSATGRYVRLDLTTRATSYGFSLWDVEVYGS from the coding sequence CTGCGCCCGCACGCCGCCGTCCACGGCGAGCTCTACAACCGGGTCCGGGTCGACTTCGGCGGCGGCGCCGACCGCGCGCTGACCACCGACGAGCTGCTCGCCCGCGCCCAGCGCGAACGCACCCTGCCGGCGGCCCTGCTGGAGAAGGTCTACGACGCCTGCCGCTACACCGTCATGTCCGCCAGCGGCGACCTGCCGCCCAACCTCCAGGGCATCTGGAACGGCAGCTGGAGCCCGCCCTGGCACAGCGACTACAGCGCCGACGCCAACCTCCAGCTCGCCGTCGACTCCATCGTCAGCGGCAACATGCCCGAGCTGATGGAGGGCTTCTTCTCCCTCATCGAGTCCGGCGTGCCGTCCTGGCGCGAGGGCGCCGCCAAGCTGGCCGGCTGCCGCGGCATCCTGTACCCGGCGCGGATGCAGGACCAGGGCACCTACTTCCAGCAGAACCACGACTGGCAGTGGTTCAACCAGGTCTCCATCGCCGGCTGGCTCGGCCACTACTTCTACGACTACTACCGCTACACCGGCGACCTGGACTTCCTGCGCCACCGCGCGATCCCGTACCTCAAGGACTGCGCCCTGTTCTACGAGGACTGGTGGACCGCCGACGCCGACGGAACGCTGCGCTCCACCCCGTCCTTCTCCTACGAGTCCGCCTTCGCCGACAACGCCACCATCGACTTCGCCGTCGCCAAGGAGGTGCTCACCAACCTGGTCGAGGGCTGCCGGCTGCTCGGCGTGGAGAAGGAGTCGGTGCCCCGCTGGGAGAAGCTGCTCACCCGCTTCCCCGCCTACATGGTCAACACCGCGGACACCACCGGCGGCACGCCGCCGCCGAACTGGCTGATGGACGGCGGGGTGCCGGCGGTCGCCGACGGCACCCTCAAGGAGTTCATCGGCGCGAACATGCTGGAGTTCCCGCCGCACCGCCATCTGTCGCCGCTGTACCCGCTGTTCGTCAGCAACGAGCTGAGCCCCGAGCAGACCCCGCAGATCTGGACGGCGGCGGAGAAGGCGTACGAGAAGAAGATCCGCAGCGTCACCGAGTCGGAGTCGCACTACCGGATGCAGGCGTCGCTGTGCGCCGCGCGGCTCGGCCGCGGCGACGACATCTGGAACTTCCTCACCCTGATGGCGGCGAACAACGTCTTCCACACCAGCCTGGTCCCCTCGCACTACGACGACCTGAACGTCTTCAACATCGACGCCAGCGGCGGCATCCCGGCCGTCCTGCACAACGCTCTGGCCTTCTCCGCCCCCGGCCGCCTGGACCTGCTGCCCGCGCTGCCCGGCGCGCTGGCCACGGGCAGCATCTCCGGCATCCTCGCCCGCGGCCGGATCACCATCGCCTCGCTGGCCTGGGACTACCCCGGCGGTACCGTCACCGCCCGGTTGGAGTCCGCGATCCGGCAGTCGGTCGAGCTGTCCGTGCCGCCGGGCCTGGACGGCACGGTGCTCACCGTGGGCGGCCGGCGGCAGCGGATCGGCGCGCTCGGCACGGCCGGCCGGCAGGGCGTCCGGGTCACGCTGCCCAAGGGCGCCACCGCGGTGGAGATCACCTTCACCCCGGTCGCGCCGCCGCCGGTGGCGCACCTGATCTCCTTCGGCGCCGCGGTCACAGCCTCCTCCACCCGCACCACCGACGGCGACGTCGGCCCGGAGAAGACCGTCGACAGTGACAGCACCACCCGCTGGACCAGCGACTACGCCGACAACCAGTGGCTCCAGCTCGACCTCGGCGCGGTCCGCTCCGTCACCGAGATCAAGCTCGACTGGGAGACGGCCACGGCCAGGGACTTCGCCGTCGACGTCTCCGCGGACGGCCACACCTGGACCACCGTCGCCACGGTCACCGGCAACTCCGCCGCCGGCTGGATGGACTTCCCGGGCCTGAGCGCGACCGGACGCTACGTACGGCTGGACCTGACGACCCGCGCCACCTCCTACGGCTTCTCGCTGTGGGACGTGGAGGTCTACGGCAGCTGA
- a CDS encoding glycoside hydrolase N-terminal domain-containing protein, translating to MSRLDRRDFLQIAGGAAAVGALPLAAAAPAAASEGGPAASRNAHGGRAGRGGAPKDDAPRTAVSTSWTENWESGFITGNGNLGAVLYGRPEAPTVLVNHNRLYTSQYPPEQRTIAETAAYLPQIRQMIQEQGYTAMLDWSFAQSTAHGLAPDESIDYHPGLFLTGALTGADQATGYQRTENFETGEVTTTWQGSAGTFTTRAFASRPDNVVVYTVEGPGRGALDAVFTLGPVGTGLITPGPAHGTDWIGFHNLYAPGNGGYDGVIRVATTGGTATTDDTTITV from the coding sequence ATGAGCAGACTCGACCGAAGAGACTTCCTGCAGATCGCCGGCGGCGCCGCAGCCGTCGGCGCGCTGCCGCTCGCCGCCGCCGCGCCCGCCGCCGCCTCGGAGGGCGGACCCGCCGCGAGCCGGAACGCCCACGGCGGCCGGGCCGGCCGCGGCGGCGCCCCGAAGGACGACGCCCCGCGCACGGCCGTCAGCACCTCCTGGACGGAGAACTGGGAGAGCGGCTTCATCACCGGCAACGGCAACCTCGGCGCCGTGCTCTACGGCCGCCCCGAAGCCCCCACCGTGCTGGTGAACCACAACCGGCTCTACACCTCGCAGTACCCGCCCGAGCAGCGCACCATCGCGGAGACCGCCGCGTATCTGCCGCAGATCCGGCAGATGATCCAGGAGCAGGGCTACACCGCCATGCTCGACTGGTCCTTCGCCCAGTCCACGGCGCACGGCCTGGCCCCCGACGAGTCCATCGACTACCATCCCGGGCTCTTCCTCACCGGCGCGCTCACCGGCGCCGACCAGGCCACCGGCTACCAGCGCACCGAGAACTTCGAGACCGGCGAGGTCACCACCACCTGGCAGGGCAGCGCCGGCACCTTCACCACCCGGGCGTTCGCCTCGCGCCCGGACAACGTTGTCGTCTACACCGTTGAAGGCCCCGGCCGGGGCGCCCTGGACGCCGTCTTCACCCTCGGCCCCGTCGGCACCGGCCTCATCACCCCCGGCCCCGCCCACGGCACCGACTGGATCGGCTTCCACAACCTCTACGCCCCGGGCAACGGAGGCTACGACGGCGTCATCCGGGTCGCCACCACCGGCGGCACGGCGACCACCGACGACACCACCATCACCGTCTAG